One genomic segment of Candidatus Kapaibacterium thiocyanatum includes these proteins:
- a CDS encoding modification methylase PaeR7I, translating to MPTTNATILDTTKTYGLASETLAAAGNLQERGAVFTRTEVVEFILDLVGYTEDRFLYQQTILEPSFGGGDFLLPIIRRLVRSWRHVRTNTTALDDLSSALVGVELHRSTFELTTTAVINLLVEEGLDISTAKELTTRWLYQGDFLLLPLNDTFDFVVGNPPYIRQERIPPVLLTEYRRRFHTMFDRADIYVAFIERSLTLLKEGGSLGFICADRWMKNRYGGPLRKLIDKNYHLKVYVDMFDTPAFQSSVVAYPAITIFTKQRSGPTRIVHQPEITSETLRMLATALRNEHTAPTNLSIEEIPHISNGAEPWLIQSHDQVSLMKRLERTYPTIEQAGCKVGIGVATGADSVFIAAYDDLDVEDECKIPLVMTKDISSGTVNWRGYGVINPFSPTGGLVDLKHHPRLRAYLEQHKDILLRRHCAQKSRAQWYRTIDRIHPGLTSVPKLLIPDIKGYAHIVYENGTLYPHHNLYYITSKDWNLHALQAVLLSDVVKLVISMYSTKMRGGFLRFQAQHLRRIHVPFWHDVSESLRCRLVQSAQSFDIDACNAAVYELYHLTPDERSAIGGT from the coding sequence ATGCCAACCACCAACGCAACCATCCTCGATACCACCAAGACGTATGGCCTAGCCAGTGAAACCTTGGCCGCCGCAGGTAATCTACAAGAACGTGGAGCGGTCTTTACGCGGACTGAAGTTGTAGAATTCATTCTTGACTTGGTCGGTTATACCGAGGATAGATTCCTTTATCAGCAGACCATTCTTGAGCCTTCGTTTGGTGGCGGCGATTTCCTGTTGCCCATCATCAGGCGTTTGGTACGATCATGGCGTCATGTACGTACAAACACTACTGCGTTGGACGATCTATCGAGTGCCCTTGTCGGTGTTGAACTGCACCGTTCGACCTTTGAACTGACCACCACAGCGGTTATCAATCTACTGGTGGAAGAAGGGTTGGACATCAGCACTGCAAAGGAGCTTACTACTCGCTGGCTGTACCAAGGTGATTTCCTCCTACTACCGTTAAATGACACCTTTGACTTCGTCGTCGGTAACCCCCCATATATCCGACAGGAACGTATTCCGCCTGTACTTCTGACGGAATATCGTCGACGATTCCATACAATGTTCGATCGAGCGGACATCTATGTAGCATTCATTGAACGTTCACTTACACTCCTCAAAGAGGGCGGTAGTTTAGGCTTCATCTGTGCGGATCGCTGGATGAAGAATCGCTATGGGGGGCCACTTCGAAAGCTCATCGATAAGAACTACCATCTTAAGGTGTATGTCGATATGTTCGACACGCCGGCTTTCCAGTCGAGTGTCGTCGCGTATCCAGCCATCACCATTTTTACGAAGCAGCGCAGCGGTCCTACGCGAATCGTCCATCAGCCCGAGATTACCAGTGAGACCCTTCGAATGCTAGCAACCGCACTTCGGAATGAACATACGGCACCTACCAATCTCTCCATCGAAGAAATCCCTCATATTTCTAATGGTGCCGAGCCATGGCTGATACAATCGCACGATCAGGTATCCTTGATGAAACGCTTGGAACGTACTTATCCAACGATTGAACAAGCCGGCTGTAAAGTTGGAATAGGCGTGGCAACCGGAGCGGACAGCGTTTTCATTGCCGCGTATGATGACTTGGACGTCGAGGACGAGTGCAAGATTCCTTTGGTAATGACCAAGGATATTTCCTCAGGTACTGTTAACTGGCGAGGGTATGGTGTGATCAATCCATTCTCTCCTACGGGAGGACTGGTAGACCTCAAACACCACCCTCGACTACGTGCCTACCTCGAACAACACAAAGACATTCTACTACGTCGGCACTGCGCCCAAAAGTCACGGGCACAATGGTATCGTACGATTGACCGCATTCATCCCGGTCTCACCTCAGTGCCCAAGTTGCTCATACCTGACATCAAGGGTTATGCCCACATAGTATATGAAAATGGCACTCTGTATCCACATCATAATTTGTACTACATAACTTCGAAGGACTGGAACTTGCATGCACTGCAAGCTGTGCTCCTGTCCGATGTAGTGAAGCTTGTCATTTCAATGTATTCAACGAAAATGCGCGGCGGCTTTCTGCGGTTCCAAGCCCAGCACTTGCGACGAATTCATGTCCCATTCTGGCATGATGTATCGGAGTCCTTGCGCTGCCGTCTTGTCCAGTCCGCACAATCGTTCGATATTGACGCTTGTAACGCAGCGGTATACGAGCTCTACCATTTAACGCCGGATGAACGTTCAGCCATTGGAGGCACATAA
- a CDS encoding restriction endonuclease, whose protein sequence is MALDLVNYEQKAKEAVKAFWGSRESARQKQVESGKTDQGERAGVTGGKNMDGFLALVIDIVRANGLDHAKVYQNRAMLTLPGYFRPTKLWDVLVVHQNQLVAAIELKSQVGPSFGNNFNNRVEEAIGTAHDLWTAYREGAFGKQPRPFVGWLMMVEDAAKSRTIVRDRSPHFPVFPEFNQASYLKRYDLLCQRLIQEQLYTTAAVLASERSGINTGVFTTFSEMTNLKTFITSLAGHVAAEAARLG, encoded by the coding sequence ATGGCTCTTGATCTTGTCAACTATGAACAAAAGGCGAAAGAGGCAGTAAAAGCCTTCTGGGGTAGTCGAGAATCTGCTCGACAAAAACAGGTAGAGTCCGGCAAGACTGATCAAGGTGAACGGGCTGGAGTAACTGGTGGCAAGAACATGGATGGCTTTCTTGCATTGGTCATCGACATTGTTCGCGCCAATGGTCTCGATCATGCGAAAGTTTATCAGAACAGAGCAATGCTGACGCTTCCGGGATACTTCCGTCCGACAAAGCTCTGGGACGTCTTGGTCGTCCACCAAAATCAATTGGTCGCCGCTATTGAATTGAAGAGTCAAGTTGGACCCTCCTTCGGAAATAACTTTAATAATCGTGTTGAAGAGGCTATTGGTACTGCCCATGACCTGTGGACGGCTTATCGTGAAGGAGCGTTTGGCAAGCAGCCACGCCCCTTTGTCGGGTGGTTGATGATGGTCGAAGATGCTGCCAAATCGCGGACGATAGTACGCGACAGGTCCCCCCATTTTCCGGTCTTCCCCGAGTTCAATCAAGCCTCATACTTAAAACGATACGATCTATTATGTCAGCGTCTGATACAAGAACAACTCTACACCACGGCAGCCGTACTGGCATCGGAACGAAGTGGTATTAATACGGGAGTATTCACCACGTTCTCGGAAATGACCAACCTGAAGACCTTTATAACGTCACTTGCTGGACACGTTGCAGCAGAAGCCGCACGTCTAGGATAG